In Maridesulfovibrio sp., the following proteins share a genomic window:
- a CDS encoding YebC/PmpR family DNA-binding transcriptional regulator: MAGHSKWANIQHRKGRQDAKRGKIFTKMAKDIILAAKGGGDPAMNPSLRLAIAKAKAVNMPNDKIDTAIKKGTGELAGGDIAEVMYEGYGPGGVAVLIEAATDNKNRTVAEVRHALGKGGGSMGEAGCVAWMFDKKGVMVFDAEKYTEDQLLEIGLEAGAEDVIAEDGSLEVHCMPEDFTEVQKAFEAAECTANSSDLAFVPKNLVEVDVPTAKKLMNLMEKLEDNEDVQNVHVNADFPDELMDEMED; this comes from the coding sequence ATGGCCGGACATAGTAAATGGGCTAACATCCAGCACAGAAAAGGTAGACAGGACGCTAAGCGCGGTAAGATTTTCACTAAAATGGCAAAGGACATCATCCTTGCAGCCAAGGGTGGAGGCGATCCGGCAATGAACCCCTCCCTGCGCCTTGCCATCGCCAAGGCAAAGGCAGTGAACATGCCCAATGACAAGATTGACACTGCGATCAAGAAAGGAACCGGGGAACTGGCTGGTGGTGATATTGCCGAAGTCATGTACGAAGGTTACGGTCCCGGCGGTGTTGCAGTCCTGATCGAAGCCGCTACCGACAACAAGAACCGTACAGTTGCTGAAGTCCGCCACGCACTGGGTAAAGGCGGCGGTTCCATGGGTGAAGCAGGTTGCGTGGCATGGATGTTTGATAAGAAAGGTGTCATGGTTTTTGACGCTGAGAAATATACCGAAGACCAGCTGCTTGAAATCGGCCTTGAAGCAGGTGCTGAGGATGTAATCGCTGAAGACGGTTCCCTCGAAGTTCACTGCATGCCCGAAGATTTCACCGAAGTTCAAAAGGCTTTCGAAGCTGCTGAATGCACTGCAAACAGCTCTGACCTCGCTTTCGTGCCTAAAAACCTCGTAGAAGTTGACGTTCCAACTGCCAAGAAGCTCATGAATCTTATGGAAAAGCTGGAAGACAACGAAGACGTGCAGAATGTACACGTTAACGCTGACTTCCCAGATGAACTCATGGATGAAATGGAAGACTAG
- a CDS encoding RlmE family RNA methyltransferase, whose amino-acid sequence MKQYRDHYFKRAKKENYPARSVYKLQELDKRFKVFEKGQNVMDLGAAPGSWTLFAAKKVGDAGRVLAVDIQSTDTVFPDNATFLQADVFEDSPELLAAMDKQLPYDLIISDMAPKTTGVKFADQANSLELCERARDIVPSRLKNGGHFIVKIFDGPDVNGYIDSLRKMFSKVKRFKPKSCREESKEFFIVGLGFRGTADS is encoded by the coding sequence ATGAAACAATATCGCGATCATTATTTCAAAAGGGCTAAAAAGGAAAATTATCCTGCCCGTTCCGTATACAAGCTTCAGGAACTGGACAAGCGTTTCAAAGTTTTTGAAAAAGGGCAGAATGTTATGGATCTCGGGGCTGCTCCAGGTTCATGGACTCTTTTTGCCGCCAAGAAAGTTGGGGATGCAGGACGAGTGCTCGCAGTTGACATCCAGTCCACTGACACCGTCTTCCCGGATAATGCAACTTTTTTGCAGGCCGATGTGTTCGAGGATTCCCCTGAACTACTTGCGGCGATGGATAAGCAGTTGCCGTACGACCTCATTATCAGCGACATGGCACCTAAAACGACCGGGGTTAAGTTTGCTGATCAGGCAAATTCCCTTGAGCTTTGCGAACGCGCACGTGATATTGTTCCCAGCAGGCTTAAAAATGGTGGTCATTTTATTGTCAAAATTTTCGATGGCCCTGATGTGAATGGGTATATTGATTCTCTGCGCAAGATGTTTTCCAAAGTGAAAAGATTTAAACCGAAGAGTTGCAGAGAGGAAAGCAAGGAGTTCTTTATCGTAGGGCTCGGCTTTCGCGGTACTGCAGACAGCTGA
- a CDS encoding Lrp/AsnC family transcriptional regulator yields MKERPLVLDEVDRKIIEELQRNGRESYKNIARKLGVSDGTVRLRTERMIKNDYLRITASVNPLYFENSLIAMIGINLEERANPEIMEEIAKVPGVQSVMNVSGRFDLLLEVFVPSRNAFRKFLVDDLSNIGSIKSTESFMFLEAVNKWAEHKE; encoded by the coding sequence GTGAAAGAGCGTCCTTTGGTACTTGATGAGGTGGATCGTAAAATTATTGAAGAATTGCAACGTAATGGGCGTGAGTCATATAAGAATATCGCCCGCAAACTTGGTGTTTCCGATGGAACAGTGCGTCTACGCACTGAGCGGATGATAAAAAATGATTACTTGAGAATTACAGCTTCTGTAAATCCTCTCTACTTTGAGAACAGCCTTATTGCCATGATCGGTATCAACCTTGAGGAAAGGGCCAATCCTGAAATCATGGAAGAGATTGCAAAGGTCCCCGGAGTCCAGTCTGTTATGAATGTTTCCGGGCGGTTTGATCTCCTGCTGGAGGTATTTGTTCCGTCGAGAAACGCCTTCCGTAAGTTTTTGGTGGATGACCTTTCAAATATAGGAAGCATCAAATCCACTGAGTCTTTCATGTTTCTGGAAGCGGTCAACAAATGGGCCGAGCACAAGGAGTAG
- the tdh gene encoding L-threonine 3-dehydrogenase, protein MSTMKALVKSKAEEGIWMEEVPVPECGHNDVLIKVKKTAICGTDIHIYNWDSWAQQTIPVPMVVGHEFVGTIEKLGSEVQGLALGDRVSAEGHVTCGHCRNCRAGKRHLCRNTIGVGVNRPGCFAEYVCVPASNVFKLNDAISDDVASILDPLGNATHTALSFDLVGEDVLITGAGPIGMMAVAIARHAGARHIVITDLNDYRLDLAGSMGASRTVNVSKEKLEDVMAELGMTEGFDVGLEMSGSPVAFSDMLDKMNHGGNIALLGILPDNTTIDWNQVVFKGLKLKGIYGREMFETWYKMASMLQSSLDVNPAITHHFKIDDFQKGFDVMRSGQSGKVILDWTK, encoded by the coding sequence ATGAGCACAATGAAAGCCCTCGTAAAGAGTAAAGCCGAAGAAGGCATCTGGATGGAAGAAGTTCCGGTACCGGAATGCGGACATAACGATGTCCTGATCAAAGTTAAAAAAACCGCTATCTGCGGAACCGATATCCATATTTACAACTGGGACAGCTGGGCCCAGCAGACCATACCCGTGCCCATGGTTGTCGGCCACGAATTTGTAGGTACAATCGAAAAGCTGGGCAGCGAAGTTCAGGGTCTGGCCCTGGGCGACCGCGTATCCGCTGAAGGACACGTAACCTGCGGCCACTGCCGTAACTGCCGCGCAGGTAAACGCCACCTCTGCCGCAACACAATCGGTGTCGGCGTAAACCGCCCCGGCTGTTTCGCTGAATACGTTTGTGTTCCCGCTTCCAACGTTTTCAAACTGAATGACGCCATCAGCGACGACGTAGCCTCTATCCTCGATCCCCTCGGAAACGCCACCCATACTGCACTTTCCTTCGACCTCGTAGGCGAAGACGTGCTCATTACCGGTGCTGGCCCTATCGGCATGATGGCTGTTGCCATTGCCCGCCATGCAGGAGCAAGACATATTGTAATCACTGACCTCAATGATTACCGTCTTGATCTTGCCGGTAGCATGGGCGCGAGCCGTACTGTAAACGTGAGCAAAGAAAAGCTGGAAGATGTAATGGCTGAACTCGGTATGACCGAAGGTTTCGATGTCGGCCTTGAAATGTCCGGCAGCCCTGTGGCATTCAGCGATATGCTGGACAAAATGAACCACGGCGGCAACATTGCCCTGCTGGGAATTCTGCCTGACAACACAACCATTGACTGGAACCAGGTTGTTTTCAAGGGACTGAAACTCAAAGGTATCTATGGACGTGAAATGTTTGAAACATGGTACAAGATGGCATCCATGCTTCAGTCCAGCCTTGATGTAAACCCTGCTATCACCCATCACTTCAAAATCGATGACTTCCAGAAAGGATTCGATGTGATGCGCAGTGGCCAGTCCGGAAAAGTTATTCTCGACTGGACCAAATAA
- the ruvA gene encoding Holliday junction branch migration protein RuvA — MIAYIHGKLLEATDRSCIILTPGGVGYELFLTLTAISTLPESGSDVTFYVHSVIREDAFDLYGFPCFDDREVFRTLISVDRLGPKKALAILSQFGPKELQDLVFREDTKTLSIVPGIGPKSARQILWSLKDKMENLKSATVRSGSCPVEGNRSEFLDALSGLRNLGYGDDEVRDLLKEIFDEEPDLDAGGAIRIVLKKISQNK; from the coding sequence ATGATAGCCTATATTCACGGTAAGCTGCTTGAAGCCACAGACAGATCCTGCATCATTCTCACTCCCGGCGGAGTCGGGTACGAACTTTTTCTGACTCTCACAGCCATTTCCACCCTGCCCGAATCAGGCTCGGATGTGACTTTTTACGTGCATTCCGTGATCCGCGAAGATGCCTTCGATCTTTATGGTTTTCCCTGCTTTGATGATCGCGAAGTTTTTCGCACTCTGATTTCTGTTGACCGTTTGGGACCCAAAAAAGCTTTGGCAATCCTATCACAGTTTGGTCCCAAGGAACTCCAGGATCTCGTTTTTCGAGAGGACACCAAGACTTTGTCCATCGTGCCTGGCATCGGACCCAAGTCAGCACGTCAGATTCTCTGGTCTCTCAAAGATAAGATGGAAAATCTTAAATCCGCCACCGTGCGTAGCGGTTCCTGTCCGGTGGAAGGTAACCGCAGTGAATTTCTCGATGCTCTATCCGGCCTACGCAATCTGGGCTATGGTGATGATGAAGTGCGCGACCTGCTCAAGGAAATCTTTGATGAGGAACCGGATCTTGACGCTGGCGGGGCTATCCGAATAGTTTTAAAAAAGATTTCCCAGAATAAGTAA
- a CDS encoding GntR family transcriptional regulator — MVANAGLKRRVLRDDVVEHVVDCILSGYLKPGDKIVETRISRELQVSQGAVREAIRDLTARGFVETEPYKGSRVKVLSSGELYEYYAVRGELEPLALGWGFELHKIEINHLEESVEKMLSGIARRDLTAIGLADLEFHRTIVECSGNSSLVRSWEALANDYWIFTLAKKNFEDGMDLTAHANEHKLIVEAIGSGDIELMKGKLRDHFTL; from the coding sequence ATGGTTGCCAATGCTGGCCTGAAAAGACGCGTATTGCGGGATGATGTTGTAGAACATGTTGTAGACTGTATTTTGAGTGGATATTTAAAGCCTGGAGATAAAATCGTTGAAACACGAATCTCCCGTGAGTTGCAGGTAAGCCAGGGAGCTGTCCGGGAAGCTATCAGGGATTTGACGGCTCGTGGATTTGTTGAAACCGAACCTTATAAGGGGTCTCGGGTTAAAGTGCTTTCCTCCGGTGAACTGTATGAGTATTATGCTGTGAGGGGAGAGCTGGAACCTCTGGCGCTAGGGTGGGGTTTTGAGCTGCATAAAATTGAAATTAATCATCTTGAAGAGAGTGTCGAAAAAATGCTTTCCGGCATTGCAAGAAGAGATCTGACGGCAATAGGTCTGGCTGATCTTGAGTTCCACCGGACCATTGTGGAGTGTTCCGGTAATAGTTCTCTCGTGCGTTCATGGGAGGCGTTGGCCAATGATTATTGGATATTTACTCTGGCAAAGAAAAATTTTGAAGACGGTATGGATCTCACTGCACATGCAAATGAGCATAAGCTGATTGTAGAAGCTATCGGATCTGGAGATATTGAACTGATGAAAGGAAAACTCCGCGACCATTTTACTCTTTAG
- a CDS encoding ATP-binding protein, whose amino-acid sequence MEYRSDVSEIQKGFGQIEHSYVNTIAASLWDINIDHVKIQLEGALKLPGMRYLEVVEMSFGSVEPVAFIGAVPSGENTIEKTFPLIHVVDGKSVEVGQLRAVADLNNVFKRLKLRVFIVLLTQAVKTFLVALFILMIIHYMITRHLQTMAEYVQEIDINNLDRKLVLNRRKKLSKPDEIDRVADAFNEMRLNLIRDIAERKKAEEALRQSNLIVEKSPMVLFKWKNQKGWPVELVSQNVNQLGFSAEDFISGKIKYGEIIHPDDLGKMEKEVQEYVDSGVEHFNHEYRIVDPSGRVYWIADSTMVVRSEDGEVTSYMGITYDFTEKKTAENELARLRNLLKNTIDSMPTILVGVDGELRINQWNRSAEEETGYTYDQVCGLSLFEVFPQLQSEQDLIKEAVDNLDVREKNKIPFNSDGHVQYKNIKIYPLLESVDSRDVVVLIDDVTMKSRLEDMMIQTEKMMSVGGLAAGMAHEINNPLGAVLSGVQGTERRLSPSLRKNVEVAAEIGLDLNKVHQYLDKRGILGYLRGISDAGRRAASIVRNMLEFSRKSESSRTHAQVRSVLEKALSLAENDYDLKKKYDFKVIEIRRDYEQGLPMVGITETEIEQVFLNIFKNAAQAMSEKEYGGERPTMTLRTRKDGRFVRIEVEDNGPGMDEDVRKRVFEPFYTTKRVGLGTGLGLSVSYFIITRNHEGEFLVESEEGKGSKFIIRLPAIGA is encoded by the coding sequence ATGGAATATCGCAGCGACGTCAGTGAAATTCAGAAAGGTTTCGGACAGATAGAGCATAGTTATGTGAATACTATCGCGGCGAGCCTTTGGGATATCAATATTGACCATGTAAAAATTCAGCTCGAAGGGGCGTTGAAATTGCCTGGAATGCGATATCTCGAAGTTGTTGAGATGTCGTTTGGGTCTGTTGAGCCTGTAGCCTTTATCGGGGCGGTTCCTTCCGGTGAGAATACTATTGAGAAGACTTTTCCGCTGATTCACGTTGTGGACGGCAAGAGTGTTGAGGTTGGGCAGCTACGAGCTGTAGCGGATTTAAATAATGTTTTTAAACGCTTAAAGCTAAGAGTGTTTATAGTTTTGCTTACGCAGGCGGTAAAAACATTTTTGGTGGCCCTTTTTATCCTCATGATTATCCACTATATGATCACCCGCCATCTGCAAACCATGGCTGAATATGTTCAGGAAATAGACATCAACAATCTTGACCGCAAGCTTGTTCTTAACCGGCGCAAGAAGCTGTCCAAACCTGATGAGATTGACCGGGTAGCCGATGCTTTTAATGAGATGCGGCTCAATCTTATCCGTGATATTGCCGAGCGTAAAAAAGCAGAGGAAGCTTTACGGCAGTCTAATCTGATTGTCGAAAAAAGCCCGATGGTTCTGTTCAAATGGAAGAATCAAAAAGGATGGCCGGTCGAGCTTGTTTCCCAGAATGTAAATCAACTTGGTTTCAGTGCTGAAGATTTCATTTCCGGTAAAATTAAATACGGCGAAATTATACATCCCGATGATCTTGGCAAAATGGAGAAGGAGGTGCAGGAGTATGTCGACTCCGGAGTTGAACATTTCAATCATGAGTACCGGATCGTCGACCCGTCGGGCCGCGTATACTGGATTGCAGACAGTACTATGGTTGTCCGCAGTGAAGACGGGGAAGTAACTTCCTATATGGGTATTACTTATGACTTTACTGAAAAAAAGACAGCAGAGAATGAGCTGGCCCGTCTACGTAACCTGCTTAAAAATACCATTGATTCCATGCCAACAATTCTGGTCGGGGTTGACGGAGAATTACGTATCAATCAGTGGAACAGATCTGCTGAAGAAGAAACAGGATATACGTATGATCAGGTTTGCGGATTATCTCTTTTTGAGGTTTTCCCGCAATTGCAGAGTGAGCAGGACCTTATTAAAGAGGCAGTTGATAATCTTGATGTTCGCGAGAAGAATAAAATTCCCTTTAATAGCGATGGGCATGTCCAATATAAAAATATTAAAATTTATCCTTTGCTAGAGAGTGTGGACAGCCGAGATGTGGTTGTTTTGATTGATGATGTGACTATGAAGTCGCGTCTTGAAGATATGATGATTCAAACTGAAAAGATGATGTCAGTCGGCGGATTGGCGGCAGGCATGGCTCATGAAATTAATAACCCGCTGGGTGCTGTCCTTTCCGGTGTTCAGGGAACAGAAAGAAGGCTTTCCCCATCGCTCAGGAAAAATGTTGAAGTCGCTGCGGAGATTGGTCTTGATCTGAATAAAGTACACCAGTATCTGGATAAGCGCGGAATTCTCGGTTATTTACGCGGCATTAGCGACGCAGGGCGCCGGGCCGCTTCCATCGTTCGCAATATGCTCGAATTCAGTCGTAAGAGTGAGTCTTCCCGCACCCATGCGCAGGTGCGGAGTGTTCTTGAAAAGGCTTTGAGCCTTGCCGAGAATGATTACGATCTTAAAAAGAAGTATGATTTCAAGGTGATTGAAATACGCCGGGATTATGAGCAGGGATTGCCTATGGTAGGAATTACTGAAACTGAGATAGAGCAGGTTTTTCTTAATATTTTCAAAAATGCCGCGCAAGCAATGTCTGAGAAGGAGTATGGCGGTGAACGACCTACGATGACTTTGCGAACCCGTAAAGACGGCAGGTTTGTCCGCATCGAAGTAGAAGACAACGGGCCTGGGATGGACGAGGATGTCCGTAAGCGTGTTTTTGAACCGTTCTACACCACAAAGCGGGTGGGGTTGGGAACCGGGTTGGGGCTTTCCGTTTCATACTTTATAATTACCAGAAATCACGAAGGCGAGTTCCTCGTGGAGTCAGAAGAAGGTAAGGGTTCTAAATTTATTATCAGGTTGCCTGCAATTGGCGCGTAA
- a CDS encoding glycine C-acetyltransferase, translating into MKNNLLQALSAQTEELKANGLYKDERIITSQQQALISVKGGQEVLNFCANNYLGLANNPDLIETGKKALDKYGFGLSSVRFICGTQDVHKALEDKISKFLKTEDTILYSSCFDANGGLFETILDSEDAVISDSLNHASIIDGVRLCKAKRFRYKNNDMADLEEQLKAAEGCRYKLIVTDGVFSMDGIIANLKSVCDLADKYGALVMVDDSHAVGFIGENGRGTPEYCGVLDRVDIITGTLGKALGGASGGYTSGRKEIIEWLRQRSRPYLFSNTLAPVIASTSIAVLDMISAKPELRERLQENSRIFRTRMEEAGFNLVPGNHPIIPVMLGDAVLAQKMAAGLLKEGIYVIGFSFPVVPRGQARIRTQMSAAHTPEQVNKAVDAFIKVGRELEIIK; encoded by the coding sequence ATGAAAAATAATTTACTTCAGGCACTTTCAGCCCAGACCGAAGAGTTGAAAGCCAACGGCCTTTACAAAGATGAAAGAATCATAACATCCCAGCAACAAGCCCTTATTTCGGTAAAGGGCGGGCAGGAAGTACTCAATTTCTGCGCCAACAACTATCTGGGACTGGCTAACAATCCTGATCTTATTGAGACAGGCAAGAAAGCTCTCGACAAATACGGATTCGGCCTTTCTTCAGTACGCTTTATCTGCGGAACACAGGACGTGCATAAAGCTCTGGAAGATAAAATCAGCAAATTTCTCAAAACCGAAGATACCATCCTTTACAGCTCCTGCTTCGATGCAAACGGCGGTCTCTTCGAGACCATCCTTGATAGTGAAGACGCGGTTATCAGCGATTCTCTCAACCACGCTTCCATCATTGACGGTGTACGCCTCTGCAAAGCAAAACGTTTCCGTTACAAAAACAATGATATGGCCGACCTCGAAGAGCAGCTCAAGGCTGCTGAGGGGTGCAGGTACAAACTCATCGTAACCGACGGTGTTTTTTCCATGGACGGAATCATCGCCAACCTCAAATCAGTGTGTGATCTGGCTGACAAGTACGGCGCACTGGTCATGGTTGACGACTCCCACGCTGTGGGCTTCATCGGCGAAAACGGACGTGGAACCCCTGAATACTGTGGTGTGCTGGATCGAGTGGACATCATCACAGGAACACTCGGAAAGGCTCTCGGCGGGGCTTCCGGCGGTTACACTTCCGGACGTAAGGAGATCATCGAATGGCTGCGCCAGAGATCACGCCCTTACCTTTTTTCAAACACCCTTGCCCCGGTTATCGCATCCACTTCCATCGCTGTGTTGGACATGATTTCCGCAAAACCGGAACTCCGTGAACGTCTTCAGGAGAACAGCCGCATTTTCCGCACTCGCATGGAAGAAGCAGGCTTCAATCTCGTTCCAGGCAACCACCCCATCATCCCGGTAATGCTGGGAGATGCTGTCCTCGCCCAGAAAATGGCTGCCGGACTGCTCAAGGAAGGAATCTATGTAATCGGATTCAGTTTCCCGGTTGTTCCCCGCGGTCAGGCACGCATTCGCACTCAGATGTCTGCGGCTCACACCCCGGAACAGGTTAACAAAGCAGTCGACGCATTCATTAAAGTCGGTCGTGAACTTGAAATTATCAAATAA
- the ruvC gene encoding crossover junction endodeoxyribonuclease RuvC, with product MDESGIVIIGIDPGTRVTGYGIVRELSGQVSLVDAGTIRTNTKKPMCSRLGEIYSRIAELIKDYSPDEAAIENAFVASNPASALKLGQARGAAMAACAVSGLVVSGYEPTKVKQNLVGNGRADKSQVAFMVERILGVKNTKWANDTTDALGIAICHLNERRFSRMAGK from the coding sequence ATGGACGAATCCGGTATTGTAATCATCGGCATTGACCCCGGAACACGCGTGACCGGATACGGAATCGTGCGAGAACTTTCCGGGCAGGTATCCCTTGTGGATGCCGGAACAATCCGCACCAATACCAAAAAGCCCATGTGCTCGCGGCTGGGAGAGATTTATTCCCGCATAGCCGAGCTTATAAAAGACTATTCACCGGATGAGGCGGCAATCGAAAATGCTTTTGTCGCCTCTAATCCGGCTTCGGCCCTTAAACTGGGGCAGGCCCGTGGTGCAGCGATGGCTGCTTGCGCTGTTTCCGGGCTAGTGGTTTCCGGCTACGAGCCGACCAAGGTCAAGCAGAACCTTGTGGGGAACGGACGGGCTGATAAATCACAGGTTGCTTTCATGGTGGAACGCATTCTCGGTGTGAAGAATACTAAGTGGGCTAATGATACAACCGATGCGCTGGGCATTGCGATCTGCCACCTCAACGAACGAAGATTCTCAAGGATGGCCGGAAAATGA
- a CDS encoding BON domain-containing protein: MRKLFVCLTFFICCLSGCSASVLLPPLPGPMLIPSSVGSVYNAYAISTDERGFQTIIEDEMLETSIQSQILDEKGLNILDLSTYAYNGHVYVVGEYDEKEDFNRIRKIVRKNKKVNSLTTYLFAEDENACSKADDYMIQMAIKSALLTDNSVWGANIAVKSVQCNVILVGRVASINEAIAAKRIAMDTEGVKGVKSFIRSTRQNKYIKQEQKIAAALR; this comes from the coding sequence ATGCGGAAATTGTTTGTCTGTCTGACCTTCTTCATATGCTGCCTGAGCGGATGCTCTGCTTCAGTGCTTCTGCCGCCCTTACCCGGGCCGATGCTGATACCTTCATCTGTGGGCTCGGTCTACAACGCTTACGCCATAAGCACAGACGAACGTGGATTCCAGACTATAATCGAAGATGAAATGCTCGAGACAAGCATTCAATCACAAATACTTGACGAAAAGGGTTTAAACATACTGGACCTGAGCACTTATGCATACAATGGGCACGTCTATGTAGTTGGAGAATATGATGAAAAGGAAGATTTCAACCGTATCCGCAAGATCGTCAGAAAAAACAAGAAGGTAAATTCACTGACAACATATCTGTTTGCTGAAGATGAAAACGCATGCAGCAAGGCCGACGATTACATGATCCAGATGGCGATAAAAAGCGCCCTGCTCACTGATAATTCAGTTTGGGGGGCAAACATTGCTGTAAAGTCAGTGCAATGCAATGTTATACTTGTAGGCAGGGTAGCCAGCATAAATGAGGCTATTGCCGCCAAGAGAATTGCCATGGATACTGAAGGGGTGAAGGGAGTAAAATCGTTTATCCGCTCCACCCGGCAGAATAAGTACATAAAGCAGGAACAAAAAATCGCCGCGGCACTGCGCTAG
- a CDS encoding glycosyltransferase, with product MKRPERISIKNESGQPQSLPEGERYFQDLGGTGDILFLGLGPNPELAADLYPQAEKLLYADCPELSAQLPEGYTIPDRFKQIAPEDADLSKFRIILYTPGKRLFPSFWEPMISQMTISRAGIMHKSRSKTVWIPGGENSLLLPELCRAFEDEGFSYRVIEPDAMRKELLSLLRSELPELVLCINFNGLDNSGEIFFLLREAGVKVAAWLVDNPFHVISGIKSNYWREVPLLVTDHWFIPALEQHGAQKVEHLPLATDPQIFNYDVLPYPLLEERTVFVGRSSFPAKDNFFSGCTFSMQDEAAAVQAIGQGKKPDFEWWAKRDNLDEFWPGRGIRATGFRTEQSGLLWRILSLQNAGDKITVFGDDGWNKYLPRTDIRPPVDYFTILPSVYAGSGISLNMTSPLLPCGLTQRNFDVWAAGGFLLSDYTAGLSIFPKELVEHCSFKTPDELPAKIEFIKMRPQLTLELSKIWHKVIIEEHTYAQRIHKILNFIN from the coding sequence ATGAAACGCCCCGAAAGAATCAGTATAAAAAATGAATCCGGACAGCCGCAATCATTGCCCGAAGGCGAAAGATATTTTCAGGACCTCGGCGGCACGGGGGATATTCTATTCCTTGGTCTTGGCCCAAACCCGGAACTTGCGGCAGACTTATACCCGCAAGCGGAAAAGTTGTTATACGCGGATTGCCCTGAGCTAAGCGCACAACTGCCAGAAGGGTATACAATCCCGGACCGATTTAAGCAAATCGCCCCGGAGGACGCGGACCTCTCCAAATTCAGGATTATTCTCTATACACCGGGCAAGCGTTTATTTCCATCTTTTTGGGAACCTATGATCTCCCAAATGACCATATCCCGCGCTGGAATAATGCACAAAAGCCGCTCTAAAACAGTCTGGATTCCGGGCGGAGAAAATTCATTGCTCCTGCCGGAACTCTGCCGCGCTTTTGAAGACGAGGGATTCTCTTACAGGGTTATCGAACCGGACGCAATGCGCAAAGAACTACTCTCCCTGCTGCGTAGCGAACTGCCGGAACTCGTCTTATGCATAAATTTTAATGGCCTTGATAATTCAGGAGAAATTTTTTTTCTACTTAGGGAAGCCGGAGTCAAAGTTGCGGCTTGGCTGGTGGACAATCCATTTCATGTCATCTCAGGCATTAAATCTAATTATTGGCGTGAAGTTCCACTACTGGTGACTGACCATTGGTTCATTCCTGCCCTTGAACAGCACGGCGCTCAGAAAGTTGAGCATCTCCCTCTGGCTACGGACCCGCAGATATTTAACTATGATGTCCTTCCTTATCCCCTTCTTGAAGAGCGCACGGTTTTTGTAGGGCGCTCAAGCTTCCCGGCCAAAGACAATTTTTTCTCGGGCTGCACATTCAGTATGCAAGACGAAGCGGCAGCCGTACAGGCCATCGGCCAAGGAAAGAAGCCTGATTTCGAATGGTGGGCAAAGCGCGATAATCTAGATGAATTCTGGCCGGGACGCGGAATACGGGCAACTGGATTCAGAACGGAACAGTCAGGGCTGCTCTGGCGTATTCTGTCATTGCAAAATGCCGGAGACAAAATTACAGTTTTCGGAGATGACGGCTGGAATAAATACCTGCCTCGGACGGACATAAGACCCCCGGTAGATTATTTCACAATACTACCCTCAGTCTACGCCGGGTCAGGAATCAGCCTGAACATGACCAGCCCCCTTTTACCCTGCGGACTTACCCAGCGCAACTTTGATGTTTGGGCTGCCGGCGGTTTCCTGCTTAGTGATTACACAGCCGGTTTATCCATCTTCCCAAAAGAACTTGTTGAACACTGCTCTTTTAAGACTCCCGACGAACTGCCGGCAAAAATTGAATTCATAAAAATGCGCCCGCAGCTGACACTAGAGCTTTCAAAAATTTGGCATAAAGTTATAATTGAAGAACATACATATGCCCAAAGAATACATAAGATACTTAATTTTATTAACTAA